The Pempheris klunzingeri isolate RE-2024b chromosome 1, fPemKlu1.hap1, whole genome shotgun sequence genome includes a region encoding these proteins:
- the nhsb gene encoding actin remodeling regulator NHS, with product MPFAKRIVEPQLLCRHQIPNDEGLLFEDLCAISNVVLSRTLRQLSDLARHACSLFQELENDIITTNQRVWVLQNKIGQIQQTASALDPKKEAVPVSNLDIESKLSLHYQAPWHQQHNVFHPCTRPPCLEELHRNAQLSLRALHRDEQQRHRSTSRERNRVTISISVAPPMPTFPSPHSIRRQQRSRLARAQERAERERELDYQPRKERAVRETEIQTIQKKVRKFNERPGREADIQTIQRKFECFYSLHPIEGCIFIPWSRKATSTAEGEGGEVLGGHRAKASAPNAPLTKDKQTNWSKENQPPSDQKSNADSLDISSCIIPINVTGVGFDREASARCSLVHSQSVLQRRRKLRRRKTITGIPKRVQHDMDSDESPVARERTVIVHANPHQLSLCQEDLSISGRLHHTRDSGCQTDDFLIACTGAPSRRRIRAQRGHQGIPASLSHSTGNISSLGDQSDSTYTSAAAHGGRLRSRSLPREGGRLMDSDEDDDDNYDDDDEDEELSPYEAEDFIPPGPSPRMKMMMMKDEEESTDDQAAPEPLQLGSLKRLQRSGERERGGGGGGSPEHSWMERGRSRLPRKADMGSCEISSSSDTFSSPIHSVSTTGVLGSHVDHKEDHQSSSGNWSGSSSTCPSQTSETIPPPSSPPLTGSSHCDSELSLNTVPNAIDEGFSLDPSYHSDLRPQGQGHRSSSFTSSATDQLDDAGVSTASEGEWTYPPDQDQTDPDHDPDQTQNLSQSHGLVQYSSKQGLEDQTCFSDNKTSNSEKEPGSHYPSDTEGFYSSSVHFGECNQSYRGYTYNYADPGPDCGQSNTVAAPLSHAVYPQTSADFRAGTMTLGRTCRPLRKPKVKPPPPKRTSSLKETSGSVDVGTDTQADQDQPKTVSEHEHTLSSTDMKLELELELGGAPEPLQTSCLVAEPLGTWGMGLPETVDIVEPMSFSSADTHSFKDEGAVQSDYADLWLHNTELKSNNGEYTSMSNSSTATGTTVMECIKSPDSSSSSTETQAQAHAQASETRATSPPLPPGDFKLGSPEKLAGLASPSSGYSSQSETPTSTLPSSSAAFFPGPLSPSTGKRKPKVPERKSSLSSLQHFPRDGASISSAYKRDPDFPPPPSQLDLNVLHGGYVRHTLSHRTHHMHTLHHSKHRVTNVLGTGTKLLVPDASSNPPPSSNSAPTIPSPNLMVITPSALRSVQLHPVSQSTDSATTTDQETASGAETATRPKCPPSSSNLAPPPINTRPLPPRRPPPRPPGHDHTSSPEHLQPTPPGRHPDGPPSYESLLLRQDRYGPGTFWAMTAFRTRMDPSSELSEDSSPLHRPVPRAPHPSPVDLHTHIHSHTEFRGFTHSAHAHPELRVLGERSFSQDDDDDEDDEEEEEEPVKEPPRAACSRGSMRSDHPPPPAYEFAGGSHLDSGPWASPVKVPGTKMETSHPYLISDARKGGHEEQDEEEEVTSGATRSAHQQQPQESKDDSTTPDTEDYFSKDSTPSDNSLSPMTDDTKVDDDIIITSPNKTRTTEDLFAMIHRSKRKVLGRKDSGDLNAKSRLCPTAPVAPVTTVMVPPAPPLNTPATLATAAGSQRAPVPIYRSAKKSSTSNEEFKLLLLKKGSRSDSSYRMSATEILKSPITPKTPGESLQEGVRMAEEPPSTLQEPPIGLDPIQIPGLFPRANSESFTPKTLPMSAASRQGRSRIPPVANSSRYSTRSRLYTAPMQVISEGETENSDGSPHDDRSS from the exons CGGTGTCAAACCTGGATATAGAGAGCAAGCTGTCGCTTCACTATCAGGCACCATGGCACCAGCAACACAACGTGTTTCATCCCTGTACCCGACCGCCATGTCTGGAGGAGCTGCACAGAAACGCTCAGCTCAGTCTCAGAGCCCTGCACCGAG ACGAACAGCAGCGCCACCGCTCCACGAGTCGGGAGAGAAACAGGGTGACCATCTCTATCTCTGTGGCGCCCCCCATGCCCACCTTCCCCTCACCACACTCCATCCGCCGGCAGCAGCGGAGTCGCCTCGCACGAGCG caagagagagcagagagggagcgagagctGGACTATCAACCTAGAAAG GAGAGGgcagtgagagaaacagagatccagacaatacagaaaaaagtaagaaaattcAAT GAGAGGCCAGGGAGAGAAGCAGATATTCAGACGATCCAAAGAAAG TTTGAGTGCTTTTACTCACTTCACCCTATTGAAGGTTGCATCTTCATTCCATGGAGTAGAAAG GCTACCTCGACAGCAGAAGGTGAAGGCGGTGAGGTCCTGGGAGGCCACAGAGCCAAGGCCTCAGCCCCTAATGCCCCCTTGACcaaggacaaacagacaaactggtCCAAGGAAAACCAGCCACCCTCAGATCAGAAGAGCAATGCCGACTCTCTAGACATCTCCTCCTGCATCATCCCCATCAATGTCACAG GAGTTGGGTTTGACAGGGAAGCTAGCGCACGTTGCTCTCTCGTCCATTCCCAGTCAGTTCTTCAGAGGAGAaggaagctgaggaggaggaaaactaTCACAGGAATACCCAAAAGAGTACAACACGACATGG ACTCTGATGAATCACCTGTAGCAAGAGAGCGCACAGTGATCGTCCATGCCAACCCCCACCAACTCTCTCTTTGTCAGGAAGACCTCTCAATCAGTGGTCGCCTCCATCACACTCGTGATTCAGGCTGCCAGACGGATGATTTCCTGATAGCAT GTACAGGTGCTCCCTCCAGAAGGCGCATCAGAGCTCAACGTGGCCATCAGGGAATccctgcctctctgtcccattCAACAGGCAACATTTCTTCCCTGGGTGACCAATCAGATTCGACATACACCAGTGCTGCAGCCCACGGAGGACGCTTGCGCTCTCGAAGCCTACCGCGAGAGGGTGGACGTCTAATGGACAGTGAcgaagatgatgatgacaattatgatgacgatgacgaAGACGAGGAGTTGTCGCCATATGAAGCAGAAGACTTTATCCCACCCGGCCCTAGTCCAagaatgaagatgatgatgatgaaggatgAAGAAGAGAGTACAGATGACCAGGCAGCACCTGAGCCACTGCAACTCGGAAGCCTAAAAAGGTTGCAGCGATCCggggaaagagaaagggggggtggaggaggagggagtccAGAGCATAGCTGGATGGAGAGGGGGCGCTCACGCTTGCCCCGCAAGGCTGACATGGGCAGCTGTGAAATCTCATCGAGTTCAGATACTTTCAGCAGCCCTATTCACTCTGTGTCTACAACAGGAGTCCTCGGCAGCCATGTGGACCACAAGGAGGACCACCAGTCATCGAGTGGGAACTGGAGTGGTTCCAGCTCCACCTGCCCCTCTCAGACATCTGAAACCATCCCTCCACCCTCTTCtccaccactgacaggctcatcCCACTGCGACTCAGAGCTGTCACTCAACACTGTGCCCAATGCCATTGATGAGGGATTTTCCTTGGATCCCTCATACCACTCTGACCTCAGACCCCAGGGCCAGGGCCACAGATCAAGCTCGTTCACATCCTCAGCCACAGACCAGCTGGATGATGCAGGGGTCAGTACAGCCAGTGAGGGGGAGTGGACATACCCTCCAGACCAAGACCAGACTGATCCCGACCATGACCCTGACCAGACCCAAAACCTGAGCCAGAGCCATGGCTTGGTCCAGTACAGCTCCAAACAAGGTCTAGAAGACCAAACCTGTTTCAGTGACAACAAGACCAGCAACAGTGAAAAGGAGCCTGGCTCTCATTACCCATCTGATACAGAGGGTTTCTACTCCTCTTCTGTGCATTTTGGAGAGTGTAATCAGAGTTACAGAGGATACACGTATAACTATGCAGACCCAGGGCCTGACTGTGGCCAATCCAACACTGTGGCAGCACCACTATCCCATGCAGTTTACCCCCAGACCTCAGCTGACTTCAGAGCAGGCACTATGACCCTGGGGAGGACCTGTCGTCCACTTAGGAAACCAAAAGTCAAACCTCCACCACCCAAACGGACCTCCTCGCTGAAGGAGACCAGTGGTAGTGTTGATGTTGGAACGGACACACAGGCAGATCAGGATCAACCAAAGACGGTTAGTGAACATGAGCATACCTTGTCTTCCACAGATATGAAGCTGGAACTGGAGCTAGAGCTTGGAGGTGCTCCAGAACCTCTACAGACATCTTGTCTAGTGGCAGAGCCTTTGGGAACTTGGGGAATGGGACTGCCTGAAACAGTCGACATAGTAGAGCCCATGTCCTTCAGCTCTGCAGATACGCACTCATTTAAGGATGAAGGTGCTGTGCAATCTGACTATGCAGACCTGTGGCTTCACAACACTGAGCTGAAGTCCAACAACGGTGAGTACACCTCCATGTCCAACTCGAGCACTGCCACAGGCACCACTGTCATGGAGTGCATCAAGTCACCGGacagctcttcctcctccacagaaaCCCAAGCCCAGGCCCATGCCCAGGCTTCCGAGACTAGGGCAACTAGTCCACCTCTCCCACCTGGAGACTTCAAACTTGGGTCACCTGAAAAGCTGGCTGGCCTAGCCTCACCATCAAGTGGCTattccagccaatcagagactcCAACGTCAACCTTGCCCTCATCTTCGGCAGCGTTCTTCCCAGGACCTCTGTCTCCCTCAACTGGCAAGAGAAAGCCCAAAGTGCCCGAGAGGAagtcttctctctcttcactgcagCACTTCCCGAGAGATGGAGCTTCCATTTCCTCTGCCTATAAGAGAGACCCAGACTTCCCACCTCCACCGTCTCAACTTGATCTCAATGTTCTTCATGGTGGTTATGTCAGACACACGCTTTCCCACCGGACGCACCATATGCATACACTCCACCATAGCAAACACAGAGTCACAAATGTTTTAGGCACTGGAACAAAGTTATTGGTCCCTGACGCATCAAGTAACCCGCCGCCAAGTTCAAACTCTGCTCCAACAATCCCCAGCCCCAATCTAATGGTGATAACTCCATCTGCTCTTCGTTCAGTGCAGCTCCATCCTGTTAGCCAATCTACAGATAGTGCTACCACTACAGACCAGGAAACAGCAAGCGGAGCAGAGACTGCTACCAGGCCGAAATGTCCTCCTAGTAGTTCTAATCTGGCTCCACCACCTATTAACACTAGGCCTCTCCCTCCTCGCAGACCACCTCCCAGACCCCCAGGTCATGACCACACCTCCTCCCCTGAGCACTTGCAACCAACTCCCCCTGGCCGCCATCCTGATGGGCCTCCATCCTATGAAAGCCTGCTACTCAGACAGGACCGTTACGGACCTGGAACCTTCTGGGCAATGACGGCCTTCAGGACCCGGATGGATCCATCATCAGAACTCTCAGAGGACAGCTCACCCTTGCATCGGCCCGTGCCGCGTGCTCCCCACCCGTCACCTGTggatctacacacacatatccactCACATACAGAGTTCAGAGGGTTCACACACTCAGCTCATGCACACCCCGAGTTAAGGGTGTTGGGGGAGCGCTCGTTCTcccaggatgatgatgatgatgaagatgacgaggaggaagaggaagagccgGTGAAAGAGCCACCAAGGGCTGCATGTTCCAGAGGAAGCATGCGATCGGACCACCCTCCACCCCCAGCGTATGAGTTTGCAGGGGGATCCCACTTAGACTCAGGGCCCTGGGCTAGTCCAGTCAAAGTGCCTGGTACCAAAATGGAGACATCGCATCCTTACCTAATCAGCGATGCAAGGAAAGGAGGACATGAAGAGCAGGACGAAGAAGAGGAAGTGACATCAGGTGCTACCAGAAGTgcccatcagcagcagccacaggagAGCAAAGATGACTCCACCACTCCTGACACAGAGGATTACTTCAGTAAAG ATTCCACACCCAGTGATAATTCATTGTCCCCTATGACGGATGACACCAAAGTGGATGATGACATTATTATCACATCACCCAACAAGACCCGTACAACTGAGGACCTGTTTGCCATGATACACAG ATCCAAGAGAAAGGTCCTGGGCCGCAAGGATTCAGGAGACTTGAACGCGAAGTCTCGTCTCTGCCCTACAGCACCAGTGGCCCCTGTCACCACCGTCATGGTCCCACCAGCCCCTCCGCTCAACACCCCAGCCACCTTAGCCACTGCTGCTGGGTCACAACGAGCCCCTGTGCCAATCTACCGCAGCGCCAAGAAATCCAGCACGTCGAACGAGGAATTTAAACTCCTGTTGCTGAAGAAAGGTAGCAGGTCTGATTCCAGCTATCGCATGTCGGCTACAGAGATTCTGAAGAGCCCCATCACACCGAAAACCCCAGGTGAGTCCCTTCAGGAAGGGGTGAGAATGGCTGAGGAGCCACCGTCCACACTACAAGAGCCCCCCATTGGCCTAGACCCAATCCAAATACCGGGCCTTTTCCCCAGGGCCAACTCTGAGAGTTTCACCCCAAAAACCCTGCCAATGTCAGCTGCATCTCGACAGGGACGTTCTCGGATCCCCCCTGTAGCTAACAGCAGTCGCTACAGTACACGCAGCCGCCTCTACACAGCCCCCATGCAAGTCATTTCCGAAGGGGAGACGGAGAACTCAGATGGGAGCCCCCACGATGACAGATCATCCTAA